Genomic segment of Strix uralensis isolate ZFMK-TIS-50842 chromosome 14, bStrUra1, whole genome shotgun sequence:
AACAGCCTTGCTTTCATAATGCTTTTCATCCTCGATGAGCTGGAATCGATTCAGTGATTGGGTCCTGATTCTGCAAAACAGTTTTCTCTCTTACTCTGGCACCTTAGTTGGTCTGAGGCATGCAAGCACAGGATCTTCTTATAAGTTTGACATTCAGCAAGGGCCATGCTTTACTGAAGAAAACCAGACACCAGCACTGAGCTGGTGACTGTAGTGAACCCTCAGACTTCAGAGACCAACTGCATTTCATTGGTCCTGAAATATGCAAATATGCACTTAGCTAATATGCTTCAAAATTCCAAATTAAATTGCAGGCTTTGATCTGGTAAGCAAGCTGCCTTGAAGGACCACTTCATCCCAGAAATACACCCAGCTCAAACCCCAAATACATGCAATCTCAGCCTCTCCGAGGTTCCTAGATCCAAATGAGAAAGTTGGAGACACACAAAGAGAATCCCAGACTGTCTCTCATGAATTCTCAAAATTGTACTTCGAGGTAATAACCAGAGTAATATTCAAAAGCATAATGATGATTTCCATCCCCCCAGGAATTCAGTTATTCCACAAGTCAGAATAACTGTTTGCTggtaacatgaaaataattttccacatTGAGCAACTTAAGAGATCTATTGCATCTCATTCCTCTATCTTATTTTGAGGCTGCATCCACCTGTCTCACCTCTAACACAGTTTGGTCGGTATGGTGGTACAATGTATCACCTTGCATGGGAAACTAATCATTCTCCCCAAAGCAATGCTAGGAGTTCACTGCCCATGAGCCATACCCTCAGAAATGGCAGAGCTAAGCACTATAGtgcattttggtttatttttcataaagaaaaaaaccccaacaccttaGCGTTGCAGGGCCTGCTCCCTATCTGCCAGGAGAGCACACGTGACAGTGCAGCAGTCTGCACAGCTCCTAGTCCAAGTCTGTCAACAGGAGGAACCAAACCCAACCTAGGGCAGAGCATTAAACAAACTCTAATGGTTAGAAGTTGTTTCAATACTAAGACCACCAACCACACACACACGCATCCAGCCTGAAGGCAGATTATGAACGTGAAGAATAATTCACAACACAAATGATTAAATTAGAGGCCAAAAATAAGCCAAACCATCAGGAAGGACCAAGAAtgaagtaactgaaaaaaaaaattagctttgtATTATGCATCTGCTAACAAGGATTTTTCCACTGGAAGTCCCTGACTAAGAAGTATTCTGGATGTTGCCAGAGCCAGACTTAACACAGAAGCAGCGGGAAGCTAGCCTAGCCCTCCACAGTCAGCATCTTCCCATTGCTCTGGTACAGAAGAGCTGTCTGACTGCAGAACATGGAGGATTTTTCCAGGGAAAGTATGATACACAGGTGGGCTGGTATGCAATTATTTGCACCAATGTAAATTTTCTAAAATGCAGAGACCATTATTGTACTGATTAAATATTAGAGATATCTCTGAGCAAACATCCACACAGTTAATTACAGTCTAAGACAACAGACACTTGGCCAATTGCATGTTAACGCAGATGCTCACCTTTGTGCCAGTGCTAAAAATATCAGCAATTATTTATTACAGCCAACCATATGTATGGAATTTGCAAGAGGGAGCTTatttcaaagacaggaaaaaaaaaaatcatcgcTATGATGACAACATTTGCTTTTAGTATTTGACCACATCAAAATGTTTGACCAAGGTAAAAGTCAATGCTTCAATTACAAATTTTGAGAGACCTTTGGCTCTGGGCAGTTCCAGCAATGTGGTACCTGCTAATGACATTCAGGGGCAGCACACAGAGACAATAtcaaggggaaggaaaaatactAAGAAAGTTTAAGGGCGCTATGTGTTTTCTCTAGAGTTATCTGCTTGCCTACAGAATCAGGCACTGCAGTTTACTCACGAAAAAAAAGCACTGGCCACCAGCTCTGGAAATGAAGAGGCCCTCTCCCATGATCAACCTGACCCTACTTCGCTGTTGAGTCACAGGCTTCACAGAGCACCACCCGAAATTCAATCTTAAAGCAGTTTTTTTCACAGAGCAACGGAAACCTGGGATCCTGAGCAGCATCTTCTTTCAAATGGAGTTTGTCCAAAGGGAAAGCAAATGCTGTGGCATGAGCAAGACTTTTCATTGCAGTTATAATTTTGTCCTTACCTCCTGACATGATTCAATAAACTCATCTAAAGTTACAACACCATCTTTGTTTTTAtccattttctgcaaaataaaataaaaaatttttttttgtttctgtaggTAACACTGCAGTTATAGTATCATTTCTTAGTTGATGCAATCTGAATAAACCTAGGGCACTTTACCAGCTTAGATTACAGTCTCAGTGTCATTGGCTAAATTTCCCAACTGCTATGGACTCGTTTACTCTGGTATTTGGAGTGCTTTTGAGGTCATCTCCAACTACTCCTTCACTGACATACATAGCAACCTCTACCCTCATTatatcatttatttattcattgcCTCACCAACCAGCACCCATATTCTTGTCTCTCTTTACAGGCAGTTaggagaagcagcacagaagGGCTACAACACAGGCAGAGGCTTCAGACTTGCTGGATGTGGCACATGCCAATGCAAAAGGTCAGGCTAAGAGACAAATGAGATACCTTTGGAGCCAGGAAATCAGCAGACACTGTACTGTTAGGCTGAATGGCTGCTAgggtttattttgaaatatgtagTGGGGCACAGGATTGAATTTAGGGCTAACTTTACTGTCAAGTGTATCAGTGCATAGGTCAAGCGTTAAGAAAAACACATCAAAAATTAAGTACCTGGAAGAATACTTCTACATGCTGCCTTGGCGCATCTTCCTTGAGCACCGGATACGTGTACTTTCCCATCATATCATAAATCGCCTTTACGATATCCATCATTTCCTGCAGTAGTGGCATGCCAGCACAAACACAAAAGGGAAATTGATAGAAATTAtagcacttttctttcttttactgctCTTTTCTTCGCTCTTCTTTTCCTATTACAAAACAGCACAGAGAATGCCTCTACATGTGCATGAAGACAGATGTATTGTCATCTGTAAAACACAAGTGCTTCTTTCTGACTGTGCCATGACTTTGCCACAGCCATGCTGGAGGCTCCCGCAGTGCTCACTGCTCTCCTGGCCAGGAGCACTGTGGGACACATGCTCTGACATGGCAGCTGCTGGGGATGGTGCTGGGCTGCAAGGGGCACGCTCGGTCCTGAGCACTGAGGCACTAGCCTTGTCCCAGAGCCTCCCCCATGGCCAGGGACCTTCATGGCACTCCGTGGGAACCCTGCCCTTCTCCATACCTGGCACAAACTGCCACACAACTCCATGACTGGTAGCAGTAACTGCAAACCCTCCAGGTACACACAATAGTTTTGAGAAGATACACCAAGATGTATTTGCAAAATATTCAAGGTTACCAGGCTCAAAACCAAGGCTTCCCACAAGGGGAACAGGCAGTACCAGATAAGAAGATTCAGGAGTGGTGCTGGGGGCTTCTAGTGCTCCAAGTGAGCCCACACCATACCTCCCAGTGCAGCCAGAAACCCCTTGTGTCTCAGTCACTATTGTCACCATCACCTTCCTCTTCACAAAGGTTGTGTTGCTCACAGCTCTAACGAGGATTTTGCTCCTGGCTAAAGCAATCCATTAAAGGCACTATAATATAGGAAAATATGTCTACAAAATCATGCAATATAAGACACTGTGCACTTTACTTAGACATAGATAAATGCTCAAGTCCAGTCTGATTTGCATTTAATTAGCTGCATGTAAAATTAACTGTGCTCTGCAACAGAAACCAGTTGGCTTTCTTCAGAAATCAACTACATTTGTCAGGAACAGCCTTACCTCCTTGTTTATATAGCCATCCTTATTTATGTCATACAGATTAAACGTCCATCTTAGCTTTTCATGAACAGTTCCCCGCAACAGAATGGACAATGCCATCACAAAATCCTGGTTCGAGGCAGAGAGAGAAGTGTGAATTTTTATAACACCCTTTTCTAAGTCACCTTTTTTATATAATGTCAGTCAAAAGACTCATCTTTTTAGGATATAGAGCATATGGTTATCAATCTCTTCTGGCTCTCTTTTCCAAAAATGTGTCCTCTCTGACTAACTCAATGGACGTAGCATCTGCTAAGATGATCTGAATACTGTCACACTAATAAATGTGTATGAGGTACCCAGAAAAATCGGAGAAGTCCTCAAGTACTTAACTGCAGTCAATGCAAAAGCCAAGTTTATGATATGGATTAGGCAGCTTAGCAATGCTGGAAGGGCAGGAAGACCTAATGGGTGCTGCAGCCTTAAAACTCTCCTAGTCTTCAGGTGAGGGTTGCGAAAACAGCACAGGATTAAGAGCAGATCCAGTCCAAGATAGGCGGATTTAGATCCTAAATACAGACAGTGCCTGCCCTGACTCTGCAGACTTGCCAGAAGCAGTACAACATGCTCCAGACCAGAAGCTGGGACACCTTCCTTGCTACCCATCCAAATTTATCATGCTCTAAACTCTAAATGTCGCATGAATGTAAGCATGGCAAAATACACGACTGGTTTCTAAGAGCACTGCCAGATGCTCCAGTGGCCATTCCCCTTCTAGAAATGGTCTGCTGCAAGGAGTTACTCAGACTGCCACTGCTTGGTTAAACACAGCTGGACTTTAACTGTGGAAGTAGGAGCCAATGCTTTCTTACCTCTAGACCTAGGGTGctggcaaagaaggaaaaaatccagcattttttctgttcctgcctTGAGATAGCTGGAGAGATCCCAAACTCCTCTAACACAAGGAGCCTCAGGTTTTGTTCTCTGACCAGATGTGATTCCTACCACTAATTACTCAGTCACagcattttaattgcattttttgtttACAGTAAAGTTATTGTTTCCAGTACCTTTGATTTATTGTTTATACTGCCCAGTGGCTCAGGCACTCTAAGTAGCATTGCTACAGGGATCGTACAGGCAGAGCTTCAAGCTAACAGACCTATATAGAGTTCCTGATAACTCGTTTAATGTACTCAGTCCTTCCTATGTTATCTCCATTAGCTCTGcatggggcagtgtggggcaGTACATCACTTCTTAGAATACTATGCTCCTTTTTCCCAAGGCTCAGAGGAATCTGAATTTGCTGAACGAGACAAAATAGGAGACAAAATGCTTATGTTTGACAACCACTAAAGAGACAGGTTTGCCAGGAAGGAAAgctcagcactttttttttttttttttttttaaatacttattgaagcatttttctgtgtctcagtctGTTTAGGTTTCTGGAAGTCTCTGAGTAGCTGCCATATGCAAAACTCCTGCTGCAGCTGTTGccacagagacacacacatacaaactGTAACATTCCCATTTTACATTTGATAAATGAACAAATTTCTTAGTCTTATCTGGAAATTACCAGAGTTCTTGGCTATCTGACGGCAAAGGCAAGACTGTCTATGATTTCTAGTTTTATCATCACAGCAAACTGTCTTCAAAACTATGAAGTTCATCCTCCACAAGTCTATGACTTAACATATCCCATTGCTGCACTCCTACAGCTGTACATGTGAGAGTGCAGCATGGCTATTTGTAGCCACAGCAACAGGCCTTTCAGTTAAAGGGTGAATTTATTTTCCATTGGGTACCAAGTACCTGAGATGCCTGTTCAGTATAccaaataagctttaaaaaaaccatacTGCAGCAACATACAAATATAACAGTGCAATAATGCAATGCATGATGACTACAGAAAGTACAAGATGTACTGGCTTTTCTTTGACATCCAAATAATCTGTGCCACTCATCTCTTCCTATGGGACTGTCCTCAACCACTTCTCTCTGCTACATAATCTCTGCACTTTCTCCCTGTGACACTAACGCAATCCATATGTTTCTTTGGTGAAAGGAAACATGTAACTTCATCTGCATAAACTACAGTgaaccagattttaaaatatcaacTGATTTTAGACTGAAACCTCTAATCCATAATCCAACTAGTCTGCAGTACAGAATGGATGGAAAAGcttaaaaacacaaaactgaGAAAGAGGTATCAAATGCAAAACAATTACCTCAAACTTCACCGAGCCGTTCTGTGCAGTGTCAAATGCGTTAAAGAGATAATGTGCATACATGCTagcatctgaaaaacagaaagggCACTGATTGGTACAACAGTTCATTATACACTAATGGCTCCAAACAACATTCATGaccttattttccttttgtataaAACCCAACCTTGTAGCATTGCCAGATATTCTATGAACCAGTAAATGTTAACATCCATGCCCTCCCTTAAAACAGCCTTGAAATGTAAAAGCTTTTGTTACAGTAGAAACAATTTGGATTATGTGGCTGTACTTGAAAGAATGAGCAAAAAAATAAACCATCCAAGAGTGCCTCTGGAGCAAATGGAGTATTAGCTCTGGTGGAAAACACTGCAAAAGCACGTGTGCTTCCTTCCTCTACCTTTTCGCTTTGTGTGAGATACAGCAGAGGTCCCCAGGGACTGCCCAACTTCAGAAGGGTCTAGTTCCAGTAACTGGAGTTTGTCCCATGACTGCTAAAGAGCAGTCTCATTTGAAGCATATTTTTGTCCTT
This window contains:
- the KCNIP1 gene encoding A-type potassium channel modulatory protein KCNIP1 isoform X2, producing the protein MNLEGLEMIVVLVIIVGFVKALEHLGLLEGNYEDKIEDELEMTTVCHRPEGLEQLEAQTNFTKRELQVLYRGFKNECPSGVVNEETFKQIYAQFFPHGDASMYAHYLFNAFDTAQNGSVKFEDFVMALSILLRGTVHEKLRWTFNLYDINKDGYINKEEMMDIVKAIYDMMGKYTYPVLKEDAPRQHVEVFFQKMDKNKDGVVTLDEFIESCQEDDNIMRSLQLFENVM
- the KCNIP1 gene encoding A-type potassium channel modulatory protein KCNIP1 isoform X3: MTTVCHRPEGLEQLEAQTNFTKRELQVLYRGFKNECPSGVVNEETFKQIYAQFFPHGDASMYAHYLFNAFDTAQNGSVKFEDFVMALSILLRGTVHEKLRWTFNLYDINKDGYINKEEMMDIVKAIYDMMGKYTYPVLKEDAPRQHVEVFFQKMDKNKDGVVTLDEFIESCQEDDNIMRSLQLFENVM